Part of the Ignavibacteriales bacterium genome is shown below.
ATGCGGAACGACATATGAAATCAAGAGTAGACGATGCAACCGATCGGTTCAAAAGGGGATTCAATTGTGCACAGGCTGTCTTCTCAGCATACGCGCCACTCCTGGGGATCGAGGAGGCCGATGCATTGCGAATCTCGACGGGGTTCGGCGCTGGGATGGGCAGGCAGCAGGAAGTATGCGGCGCGGTAACGGGCGCTTTGATGGTCATTGGCTCGAAGCATGGAATGTCCGACGCCAGCGATGTCTCCGCCAAGGAAAGAACATACGCTGAGTTCAGAGAATTCACGCGGTGTTTTCATCAACTCCATGGCTCAATCTCGCGCAGGGAATTGCTGGGGTGTGACATTAATACAGAAGAAGGGAAGAAGGACTATGCTGAGCGGAGACTTTCTGCAACAGTCTGCCTGCCCTGTGTTCAGAATGCGTGCAAACTCTTAGAAGAATCGGGTGTTCTGGAACAGGATTCTCGCTGGAAGCCATAAGATCCATTCTTGCCAATCGAAAACAGTTGCTACTCTTCCGGCGTTTTTCCTTCCTTCGTCGTCCATCTTACGAAGACGGAGGAAGAATGGTCTACTTATACGAGGAGTTGACGCGGAAAATTATTGGGTGCTTTTTCGAAGTATATAACTCGCTTGGGTAGGGTTTCTTGGAAAAAGTATACGAACGCGCACTGATGATTGACCTGGCCGAGGAGGGATTGGCTGTTCAAAACCAGGCCCCGGTGGGTGTTCATTACAAAGATTTGCTCGTCGGAGAATATTTTGCGGACATCATCGTAGAGCATACGATTGTCCTTGAGCTCAAGGCGGCTGAATTTGTGGCGGAAGAACATGAATTGCAGCTGATCAACTACCTGAAAGCGACCGATCTTGAGGTTGGGATTCTGTTGAACTTTGGGAAGAAGCCAGAGATCCGGCGGAAGATTTTCACCAATGACAGGAAGAGTTTGAACCGGTGAATGGCACACAGATGAGACAGATGGTACAGATTTACACTGATTGATCAATCTGTGGTCATCGCGTGCTTTTTCCGTGTCATCAGTGTTCAGCTTTTGCTGTGACTCTGCTTCTTTTTCCGCACGCCACCGAATGGGGAACCCCATCATGAAACGACTTCTTCTCTCCTCCGCTCTGATCCTCTTCGTGTTGTCCTTTGGTTCAGCTCAAACGGACAAACTGCGCGAGAATTTCCATCATCCTCCAGAGTCTGCCCGTCCCTGGGTTTATTGGGTCTGGATGGATGGAAACATCACGCGTGAGGGGATCACGGCAGACCTTGAATCCATGAAAGAGGCCGGCATCGGCGGCGTGATCATCATGGAGGTGAACGTCGGTATCCCTCGCGGACCGATAAATTTCATGAGCAGTGAATGGCGCGCGCTCTTCAAGCATGTTGTGAATGAGACCGAACGGCTTGGCCTGCAGGTGACCCTTATGTCTGGACCGGGCTGGACGGGGAGCGGCGGACCATGGGTCAAACCGGAACAATCTATGATGCACCTTGTTGCGAGCGATACGGTCCTGACGGGTCCGAAGCGATTCGATGGCTTTCTTCGACAGCCAACACGTTGGCCGGCGTTTTTCGGCGACGGCCTGCTTCCACCAGAACTCGAGAAGACCAAAAATGAATTCTACCGCGATGTCACGGTACTCGCCTTTCCGACTCCCGCTGGAAGCGAAAGGATCAGCAACATCGATGAAAAAGCGCTCTACGTTCGCGCTCCGTATTCATCACAACCGGGCGTACAACCGTCTCTTCCTGCACCAGCGACCTATCCAACCATCCCACCAAACGCTGTGATAGCCGCGAAACAGGTCGTTGATGTCACATCTTCAATGACTGCCGGCGGGAATCTCGTATGGAATGTGCCTGCCGGAAGTTGGACGATTATGCGTTTCGGAAACACAAGCACCGGGGCAACCACGCGTCCCGCACCCGTTCCAGGCGTCGGCCTGGAATCCGACAAGCTCGATACTACCGCCCTCAATGCTCACTTCGATGCATTCATCGGGAGCCTTCTCCGCGATCTTGGGCCGCGCAACAGCGGAAGCGAAGCCGGATGGAAATGGCTTCACATGGACAGCTGGGAAATGGGAGCGCAAAACTGGACTCCTGCCTTCCGCGAGGAATTCAAGCGCTTGCGAGGGTACGATCTCTATCCCTACCTTCCCGCAATCGCAGGCCGGGTTGTTGGAAGCGGCGAGATTTCCGAACGCTTTCTCTGGGACCTGCGCCAGACCGCGCAGGACCTTCTGTTAAAGAATCATGCCCTTCATCTTAAGGAGCTTGGCCGACGTTCTGGTTTCGGCCTGTCCATCGAGCCGTATGACATGACCCCGTGTGCAGACATGACCCTCGGCGGTATCGCCGACGTGCCAATGTGCGAGTTCTGGATGTACGGGTTCAATACAAGCTTCTCTGTTCTTGAGGCGACGTCCATTGCCCATACGAATGGAAAGGCGGTGGTAGCGGCAGAGTCATTCACATCGAGCGATGAGGAGCGCTGGCTGGCGTATCCGACGACAATGAAGACTCTTGGTGACTGGGCTTTCGCTGCAGGCGTGAATCGATTCGTCTTTCACCGGTCTCAACATCAACCGTGGTTGAACCGGCTTCCTGGAATGACCATGGGTCCGTACGGTGTGCACTGGGAGCGGACTCAGACCTGGTGGAACATGGCTCCTGCGTA
Proteins encoded:
- a CDS encoding C-GCAxxG-C-C family protein, whose amino-acid sequence is MKSRVDDATDRFKRGFNCAQAVFSAYAPLLGIEEADALRISTGFGAGMGRQQEVCGAVTGALMVIGSKHGMSDASDVSAKERTYAEFREFTRCFHQLHGSISRRELLGCDINTEEGKKDYAERRLSATVCLPCVQNACKLLEESGVLEQDSRWKP
- a CDS encoding GxxExxY protein, with translation MEKVYERALMIDLAEEGLAVQNQAPVGVHYKDLLVGEYFADIIVEHTIVLELKAAEFVAEEHELQLINYLKATDLEVGILLNFGKKPEIRRKIFTNDRKSLNR
- a CDS encoding glycosyl hydrolase, whose product is MKRLLLSSALILFVLSFGSAQTDKLRENFHHPPESARPWVYWVWMDGNITREGITADLESMKEAGIGGVIIMEVNVGIPRGPINFMSSEWRALFKHVVNETERLGLQVTLMSGPGWTGSGGPWVKPEQSMMHLVASDTVLTGPKRFDGFLRQPTRWPAFFGDGLLPPELEKTKNEFYRDVTVLAFPTPAGSERISNIDEKALYVRAPYSSQPGVQPSLPAPATYPTIPPNAVIAAKQVVDVTSSMTAGGNLVWNVPAGSWTIMRFGNTSTGATTRPAPVPGVGLESDKLDTTALNAHFDAFIGSLLRDLGPRNSGSEAGWKWLHMDSWEMGAQNWTPAFREEFKRLRGYDLYPYLPAIAGRVVGSGEISERFLWDLRQTAQDLLLKNHALHLKELGRRSGFGLSIEPYDMTPCADMTLGGIADVPMCEFWMYGFNTSFSVLEATSIAHTNGKAVVAAESFTSSDEERWLAYPTTMKTLGDWAFAAGVNRFVFHRSQHQPWLNRLPGMTMGPYGVHWERTQTWWNMAPAYHTYLSRCQYLLRQGLPVADVCFLVPEGSPQVFRPPTSAVRGSPPDRLGYNFDGCAPEVVLSKMSVKDGRLVLPDGMSYRILVLPERETMTPALLRKIKELVEAGATVVGPRVLKSPGLSGYPDCDTEVKRLADELWGNSDGIRITEHRLGKGRVVWKHSSATRIPPSAVQTTASGPEQYGDFGIVASLLISMSIAPDFESDAALRYTHRRLKETDLYFIANPSSRAVSAQCAFRVAGKRPQLWDAVTGEIRELPKYTSRNGRTSITLQFEAAQSCFVFFEAPLGEKRSNAHNDPNILVAGTLEGSWDVFFNPDLGGPKSIKFESLGDWTMRPEDGVKYFSGTATYRKVFDLPVSFGGVEKKSTRLWLNLGTVFNMARVRLNGRELGIVWCAPWRVEMTDAVQKSGNKLEIEVANLWPNRLIGDEFQPPDTEYGKDGNLLRWPDWLLKNEQRPSKGRYTFATWRHFTKDSPLLPSGLLGPVRIFKSAE